In the Raphanus sativus cultivar WK10039 unplaced genomic scaffold, ASM80110v3 Scaffold4245, whole genome shotgun sequence genome, TCCCCCATCGTTTACATATCTTGATAAAATCAATCCAATCTTTTTTGTTTGAACAATAgcttataaacatattttctttaagaaaccacaaatattatttatttttaagggAGTGAATATGTGTTGGAGAACTTGGCAAGGATGAAAGTTGGGATTTATCTAATAGGGAAAATGTAAAGAGAGGATAAATCTGTCTGCGGACTCTGCCCACTGTCTCCAAAGTCCATCCCAGTTCTTATTTTGGAATCTTCTTATGTTATTATTACACTTCTTTTCATATGACAACATGTGACCtctccttttgttttcttttcttcattgTTTTCCCTCTAAATCGCTTTTATTCGTTCTTAatgttaaaattaataaaacaaaaatatttgaaccTCAAAATAAATGTCTCTTGAAATGGTTGATTACCTAGTAATTGAATTCGTTATGAAAGCATCATTAGGTCGATGGACATAGAAGATTCTATTGTGTATTTGACTTTTTCTTCTAATTTCGCAGAAGCTACTGTGATGAGCTATCTTCACTCATATCATCTGATATGTTTACCTTTGGATAAAGACATTATTTCCGGAGTTTCAACGGTAGATTTCACCTTTCGTTGGTGTTGGAACTTGGAAAGATGTTAACAATGATGTAATTAACTGGAAAGTAGTGCTAAAAATAAGTAAGacttttataaaagaaaaactaaccaAAAAACTACATATAACTGGAAACTGCATGTGATAATGTTTAAGTGTGATGTTAAGCATGTGACCCTTGAGAGTCGATTAGGGCACTGTACAAGATTGATTCAAATGGTTACAAGCTACAAGTGAACTCTCTTCTATTACATATGTGTGTGTTAGAGGGGACCATtaacatacacacacacatatatccGTTTTGTCCTAAATTCCTAATTTTGATTCGGCATGTGGACTCTTGCAACAGTGGTGCTCTTTCACATTGCTTTCCATTCCTTATGAAAAAACTTTCTAAACATTTTTGGTAACCCAAACAATGAAAagtataaaacaaacaaaaagagcaaaaaaaaaatggtcgtagaaaaataagaacaaaaaagaacaaGTAATTAACTAAGGCATAACCAGATTCAAagagataaataaattaaaaaactgGTGACTATgacgtcaaaaaaaaattggtgagTATAAGAAATGGAGAATATTTGGTTCGCGAGTGAtaagaaaaaacaatcaaattaatgaTCGTGCTTTCAAAATTTAGATAGTGATGAATTAGAGTAGTACTtcgaaaaaatatcaaaacatgtGAAAAGTTAAAAGACCATGCGACTCTACATACTAGTTGCTCAACCGTTTATAAAGATGATGCATTTTCAGCGTTATATGATCCATGTGTTCTAGTGTATCATGCCACTATTGTTTCGGATCCAATGGAAATTGTATGACCAGATTGAGAtctgtaaattttgaaaataaaaacttttgagtcgaaagaataaaatataaaaagactCACAAAGGGATAAGTATCTTCTAGGCCAGCACATAATTTCTAGGTCACGTCACTTTCTTTTCCATTGCCTATTGCGAATGAGGACAAGATATATTAACTAAATCTTCCAAAGCGTACAAAACAATATATCCTAAGTTACGGTAAAATGAATAATGCACTTCCCAATCTCCGTTATTTAAATACATGTCGACAATCGTAGAATATGATACAGTTCAATATACTATGTTActgaacatatataaaattttcaaagaaGTTTAGCGTACGTTAAGCTCCTTTGAGGTGTAGGACCGGGAAAACATTAATCCAGAGGACATATCAATATATATGGAAGAGCAAAGATAACctacgtttaaaaaaaaaaaagactggtAACGAATGTATGATACACCAGTAGTGTACTACTGTAGTGTCTTTGAAGCAATAGTTAACATCCAAACACTATTTTTACCAAATCAAACTTAAGTCTATAAACCTATCATAAGTACAACCTTTTCACGTGAGGCAGAGAGATATAAACCCATAAGAATAAGATGATCGCATAACTGTGGATAATATCACAAGCAGACAGTCAGACTCGGACAAACCTAACCGAATCTGGATAGAActttaaaacacacacatataagTTGAGTTTAAATATCCTTGGTCTTATAAAGGCTGTTTGTCGGAAGAACAAAGTATATAGCTCACGGGCTAAAAGAAGCCCAAATAAATATCATTACGGGCCTAAACCTGCATAACATACCCATAGCCTAAAACATCTGAACTGAAAAACGACGTCGTATATATCCAGAGGTCAAATCGTCGTCTCCCCGTTCCCTatcctttttttcttaatttgttcCGATTCTAATGGCCGCCGTCGCCGATTCCGCGGAGAACGGTGCTACAAACTTCCCGGAGAATCAAACCCTCACACCCTCGGAATCCACTGGCCCCTCATTGCTCAACGAAACCTCCGGCGCCTTCCCCGAATCGAATCAACCGGATAGCTTAGCGGCCGAGACTGCCCCCGATGCGGAGAGATGGCCAGGCTGGCCTGGGGATTGCGTGTTTCGCGTGATCGTTCCGGTATCTAAAGTCGGAGCTATAATCGGACGCAAAGGAGATATCATCAGGAAGATGTGCGAGGAGACTCGCGCTCGCATCAAAGTCCTCGACGGTCCCACTACCACTCCTGATCGCATCGTTAGTAATCGTTTTCCTTTTGATCCGTTAATTGTCTAACCTAATCCGAGTTGggattcgtttttttttgttttctaaaggTTGTAACTTTCTTAAACCTAATTAGAGAAAATTAGGGTTTCGTTATCATCAGTAGTTAGATTCATGGGGGTTATGATCATTTTGATGCTCTTTGTCGGGAAAGTTGTAAGCTTTCTAGGTTTGATTGTAGTTTGAAAGTGTCCACTGAGTTATTTCGTTATGTTTATTGATTCAGTTCTTGTGTCCACTGTTATGTTTTAGGTGATGATATCTGCAAAGGAAGAGCCAGAGGCCTACATGTCCCCTGCGATGGAAGCAGTCGTACGGGTGTTCAGACGAGTCTCGGGGTTGCctgatagtgatgatgatgaggatctTCAAAACGCTGCAAGTGCCTTCTCTTCAGTGCGTTTATTAGTTGCATCTTCTCAGGCGATTAATTTGATTGGGAAACAAGGTTCCTCTATTAAATCTATAGTAGAGAACTCTGGTGCATCTGTTCGCATTTTATCAGACGGTACTAAACATCATCTGCCATCTTTTTAGTAACTGTGCCTACGTTTTCATTTTCTGCTATATATAGTTCTTTAACCGGATGATAATAAGTAGACTGTACATCTTTTGCTGGCAGAGGACACACCGTTTTATGCTGCAAAAGATGAGAGGATAGTGGATTTGCAGGGGGAAGCTTTAAAGATTGTAAAAGCGTTAGAAGGGGTTGTAGGACACCTAAGGAAATTTCTAGTCGACCATTCTGTGGTTCCTCTCTTCGAGAAGCAAGTAAGCTTGATTGATTCTCTGAAACCACTACTTCTTTGTTCTCTCtgttattttaacttttagttttttttgtctttagTATCTAGCTAGAGTCTCTCAAGTTCGTCAGGAAGAACCGTTAGTTAACAACCAGTCGTCTCTCAATGCTGCTTTGTCAAATGCAATCGAGTCTGAGCTCTTGGCACGGAGGGAAGCTCTGTTTTTGGAGCGGGATCCTCGGGTGGAGTCATTTGTTCAGCCTTCTGGAGTTTCTATCTACAGTCAGGATCCTGCAATGTCTGCTAGACACTCTCCTGGCCTTTCTCGAGTGTCTGCTGCTTTTGTTACACAGGTAGATTCCATTGATACATTATTTTCTCAACATGTTTGCTATGTTTAGTCTTTTACTAGTGTCTTTGATCTTAGGGCATCTAAGCTTAATCTCTTTGAACTAGTAAAGACGTTTCTGTAATGCGTTTTTCTTACACAGGTATCTCAAACGATGCAAATACCGTTCTCCTATGCGGAGGATATTATCGGTTTAGAAGGAGCTAATATAGCCTTCATCCGTAGAAGAAGCGGATGTACCATAACCATTCAAGAGAGTCCACATCCTGATCAAATCACAGTGGAAATCAAAGGCACATCTTCTCAAGTACAAACTGCTCAGCAACTAATTCAAGTAATAACACATTccatctacatatatatatatgtgttgcatgaaatggtattggaaaaatCAATATTTGTCGTTTACCTTTGTGTAGGAGTTCATCAGCAATCACAAGGAACCAATTTCGGTTTCAGGGGGATATGCTAGAGTCGACGCTGGTTATGTACCTGCATATCCTCCTCAGCTGAGCAACCTTCAAGAGCCGCTCTCGAGCAGCGGCTACATTGGCACAGAGGCGGTGCAGTATAGACCAACAGCATACTCTCAGCTTGCGGGTCCGTCGGCATCGACCTACACGCCGTCACTGAATGGGCAAACTTATGGAACGGAATATAGACCGGCTTCTGATGTTGGTGGTGGCTACAACACTTACAATTTATGAACCGTTTGATGTGTGGGTTATTTACGAGGTTTTAGAGAGGAGGCTCATTTATGATAGAGAGGGAAAGAACAAGGGCTAGAGAGAGCCAATGTAGCTGAATGTGTTATGTAAATCTAGGTGcctgtttttaaaaaaagtttaatctCAGATATTTTACACGACAGATTTGGCCGGCCACTATCAAATAAGAACAGTTTcgtgttcttttttttcaataCTGTTTGTTTTGATGTTGTATGGTATTGTTTGAGATATTTGTTAGAAATAAGAATGattctttttcatttaattaaaatgatttgAAAGTTTACTTTATAAAAGGTACAGCTTTTGGTATTTTACTATTACCACGTTGGAGCTTCTTTGTGTTGATGTGGGATTTTTAACTCGAGTATTCTCACCTCTCACAATATGTTTGGTTGGAAGTATCTTTTTGCAAACATAACCATGCATTTGTCTGTAGCCAGTAGCCCTGATGGTCTTCTTCAATGTCAGGGCTCAAGTTTTTGGTCGGCTCGAGTGAGCTCTAAACAACGTCCATTTCTTGACAAAGAAAAGGTACCTTTCAAAATATATACCATTTCGGAAAAGCCGTCTTAATGTTTTAAGGaagttgttcaaaaaatattCCAAGTTGGCCATGTTGAATCTTCGACGTGTGGAGGACAAACGCTAACATTTGTTATGAAACATTATTGTACACACAATGATACATAATGTATATTCCTTTATACCAATCAAATTGACAATGTATCCACCTTTA is a window encoding:
- the LOC130507267 gene encoding RNA-binding KH domain-containing protein PEPPER-like: MAAVADSAENGATNFPENQTLTPSESTGPSLLNETSGAFPESNQPDSLAAETAPDAERWPGWPGDCVFRVIVPVSKVGAIIGRKGDIIRKMCEETRARIKVLDGPTTTPDRIVMISAKEEPEAYMSPAMEAVVRVFRRVSGLPDSDDDEDLQNAASAFSSVRLLVASSQAINLIGKQGSSIKSIVENSGASVRILSDEDTPFYAAKDERIVDLQGEALKIVKALEGVVGHLRKFLVDHSVVPLFEKQYLARVSQVRQEEPLVNNQSSLNAALSNAIESELLARREALFLERDPRVESFVQPSGVSIYSQDPAMSARHSPGLSRVSAAFVTQVSQTMQIPFSYAEDIIGLEGANIAFIRRRSGCTITIQESPHPDQITVEIKGTSSQVQTAQQLIQEFISNHKEPISVSGGYARVDAGYVPAYPPQLSNLQEPLSSSGYIGTEAVQYRPTAYSQLAGPSASTYTPSLNGQTYGTEYRPASDVGGGYNTYNL